In the genome of Candidatus Poribacteria bacterium, the window AAACTGCGCTCAAGATGCGGTTGCCAATCAGCACCAGGAGGGTCAGGACAAAAAATGGACCGACAGGAAAATGACCGCCAGCGAGAAAGACATTGCGGATCACGTAATCATTGTAAGGCGCAATCATACATTCCCCGGCGGCACAGATGAGCCCAATGAGAACTGCCCGCGATGATATGCCAACAGATTTGCTCGTGGGGTTTAAATGAGTATCGAACCGTGTTGACTTGTTCATCAAAATTCACGGATTGGAAACCCCCTGCCTTTAGGCGGGGGAGGAAAATCCGCCCTCAATGTCCAATCAGTCGAGGGGATTGTCCGCCTCAAGCACTCGGCGTGCCGCAGAGGAGAGCCTTCCTTCCGCCGCAGCCCGTTCCACCCAATGGGCAGGTATGCCATTTGTCCACTTGGCCGGGCTTGCGTCGGGGTCTGGTGTCCGATACGCTATCAGCAAGCCCCATCGGGTCGGGGTTCCCGGCTTGCGATGGCCGACATGATGCGGCATATGATGGGGAAATGAGACCATGCTCCCGGGCGGTAGCGAGAAGCGTACCATTTCCAACGGCTTGCCGGTGAAGGCGTGGATCTTTCCCTTCAGCCAGCCCGCTTTCATGGCGGCGTCATCATCGGGTCGCTCGGTGTTCCATTTGTACGGGATGCGGTAGAGATGAGCACCCGGGATGACCCCAAGTTCCCCACCCTCCTCGATGGTTGCCCCTTCTGGGTAGCAGAGCGTCCGAATACACTGCCGTTGCAGAAACTCGGTGGTAAGGGCGTGTCCGGTACCGATAGGATCTTCGACCTCGTACTGCCCCTGCCGATACTGGTGAGCATGCCACCGCCGCCCTATTGAGCCCGGCGTCCGGTTGAGCATGTTGCAGTGGTCGAGTATGAAGCGGTCCCCGAAAAGTTTGGTGAATAGCTCCATCATCTGAGGGTGGGCGGTGGCGACATCCCTGATGAAGTCGTCGTATCCAATCGAGAAATGTTCCGGCATGACTCCCTGTGACTCGTACCCGCGTGTCACCAACGTAGGACCAGGACCGAACAACCCGTGTTCGCGCATGTATTGATTCAGTCCTCGTGGCATGAAGCGCATCTGCTCTGAGCCCCCGCAACAGGTTGCCAAAAACTTCGGGGTGATTTGCTCCGGCAACGGCGGCTGTAGCCCGCGGCCCGCGAAGTCAATGGCAGCCCAGTCGGTGTTCATGACGATCTCATCGTTCATCTGCTGTAGCTTCTGCAAGCTCTCCGTCCACCGCTTGCGACCAGCGTCGGTCAGTATACCCTCCCACACCCAATATCCTTCGCGCTCGAAGAATGTGCGGTCAAATGCCTGAAGCACTTCCGGGCGCAGCAGGTCATGCACGCGGCTTGCTGGGGCGACGTTGTCGGTTTGACTCGAATGTATAGATGATGTGTCCATTCGCTACTCCTTTGATAGAAGTTCAACAGTTAGTGGAAGAGCCAACGGTATCAATGGCAGTGGTAAATCCTGGACCTCCAGCCGCCACATAGCCATCGCTGGCACCTGTTAAATCGGGACTGACCCAGAAGGAATATAACTGTCCATTTGTTAAATGAAACCTAAATTTCACCGACTTACCCGCCAGAGAAGATAAATCTTCTCCGTTTTTCCACCTTACTAATTGACAGGTAGTATCCTTGCTTATGGGAACGCAGTTTATCTGGGAATACGGCTCAATCTTATTGCCTTGATTGTCTAAACTTTCAACTTGGAGCATACCCTTTTTTGTATTCGTATTCACAAAAAGATGCTGGTTTCTCTTATTAAACATCACGGGTCTGGTTGTTAAAGATTCAGTAGAGAAACCGGCATTCATGGAAGCAAAACCGTCTCGGCGAAGTATTGCGAGTCCAGTCGTACCTCCTGCATACATATGTCTACCGAGTGTAGGTGACTCTCCGGACCAGGCGCCAAAATAAAAGTAAATCTTATCCTTCACTACCAAACATCCACCACCTGCCGCATGAATATAAGCCCTATTCCATGTGCCTTCCTTTCGCGATGCGGCTATAAAAGGACTGCGAACCGGTCTATGCCAGTGGAAACCATCGCGGCTATACCCTAACACCAGTTCATTCGTCTTAGGGAATCCGCCTATGGCACATAGCTCATTGGGTGGACCTTTAAAAATTGCAAACAAGCCGAGAAGCAAGCTCTCATAGGCAACTGCGTTAACGTCATATAGCTGAGGTGCGTATCCGAGGTCAGGGTCAGCTTGGTCCAGTTCATCAGCTCTCGCCCAGAATACGACATCTTCCTTCTTCCATGAAGCGCCTTTGATAAAATCTTCGTGTTCGCGATAACTTCGGGTGCGTCCAAGCGTACGATTAGAGGTCCGAATACTATAAACCCACTTTTTCCTGAAGGCATTATAGAAGAAAGTCGTATTATCGCCACAAGGACCCGTTCTGACTGGCTTTCCCCAGTGGATACCATCAAATGAGGTATAAACTTCCCCGCCTGACCAGTCAGGAGAACGGAAGTATGCAAACATTTTAAACCTTTGATTCGGGTCGTTTGTTTCGGGGTCTAACCAGACGGCGGCTCCATCTCGCCGATATCCTTCCCTTACCGGAAGTACCCTGTTCGTCGCTGGCACTACATCTAACATGGGTCTATCCCAATGTAAGCCATCTTCACTTATTGCATAACCAAGACCATCGAACCATCCAGCATGATACCATATTTTAAATAACTGTTCTTCGGCATCATAAAAAACGCCGTCATTAAACGGAGAGGCAACCGGATATTTCCCATTATTGATCTCAAGTTGCGTTTCAGGCTTTAAAACCGGAT includes:
- a CDS encoding glycosyl hydrolase family 32, with the protein product MENNEKEILYNGIRLPEEWPPRNLCDTTLSPISVPYLENPPTVICIDTGRQLFVDDFLIENTNLKRDFHNPRLYEENPVLKPETQLEINNGKYPVASPFNDGVFYDAEEQLFKIWYHAGWFDGLGYAISEDGLHWDRPMLDVVPATNRVLPVREGYRRDGAAVWLDPETNDPNQRFKMFAYFRSPDWSGGEVYTSFDGIHWGKPVRTGPCGDNTTFFYNAFRKKWVYSIRTSNRTLGRTRSYREHEDFIKGASWKKEDVVFWARADELDQADPDLGYAPQLYDVNAVAYESLLLGLFAIFKGPPNELCAIGGFPKTNELVLGYSRDGFHWHRPVRSPFIAASRKEGTWNRAYIHAAGGGCLVVKDKIYFYFGAWSGESPTLGRHMYAGGTTGLAILRRDGFASMNAGFSTESLTTRPVMFNKRNQHLFVNTNTKKGMLQVESLDNQGNKIEPYSQINCVPISKDTTCQLVRWKNGEDLSSLAGKSVKFRFHLTNGQLYSFWVSPDLTGASDGYVAAGGPGFTTAIDTVGSSTNC